From a region of the Haloferax volcanii DS2 genome:
- a CDS encoding NADH:flavin oxidoreductase/NADH oxidase has protein sequence MTDSLFTPLSLRETEVRNRIMVSPMCQYSSTDGFADDWHLVHLGSRAVGGAGIVMSEATAVSPEGRITPNDLGIWSDDHVEKLSQITSFVSSMGSTPAIQLAHAGRKASKTRPWEGSEPVAPDDGGWTTVAPSDAPWPYEGEAPPTRKLSADGIEGVVDDFRAAAERALDAGFEIAEVHAAHGYLLHEFLSPVTNHRDDEYGGSFENRTRLLREVTDAVRGVWPDDKPVFVRISATDWLDDRESWDIEQSIRLAADLDDLGVDLVDVSAGGIHPDQRIPNTGPGYQIPFAEVIREETDAMVGAVGGIRTARHADEVVRNGRADLAIVGREHLYDPYFALHAADDLDADAEWPPQYQRAVPRR, from the coding sequence ATGACGGACTCGCTCTTTACGCCGCTTTCGCTCCGCGAGACGGAGGTTCGAAACCGAATCATGGTCTCGCCGATGTGTCAGTACTCCTCGACCGACGGGTTCGCCGACGACTGGCATCTCGTCCACCTCGGCAGCCGCGCCGTCGGCGGCGCGGGCATCGTGATGTCCGAGGCGACGGCCGTCTCCCCCGAGGGGCGCATCACGCCGAACGACCTCGGCATCTGGTCGGACGACCACGTCGAGAAGCTCAGCCAGATAACCTCGTTCGTCTCGTCGATGGGGAGCACGCCGGCCATCCAACTCGCCCACGCGGGCCGGAAGGCGAGCAAGACCCGTCCGTGGGAGGGGAGCGAGCCGGTCGCGCCCGACGACGGCGGATGGACGACCGTCGCCCCGAGCGACGCGCCGTGGCCCTACGAGGGCGAGGCTCCGCCGACCCGAAAGCTCTCGGCCGACGGTATCGAAGGCGTCGTCGACGACTTCCGCGCGGCGGCCGAGCGCGCGCTCGACGCGGGCTTCGAAATCGCCGAGGTCCACGCGGCCCACGGCTACCTCCTCCACGAGTTCCTCTCGCCGGTGACGAACCACCGCGACGACGAGTACGGCGGCTCGTTCGAAAACCGGACGCGACTCCTCCGCGAGGTCACGGACGCGGTCCGCGGGGTCTGGCCCGACGACAAGCCCGTGTTCGTCCGCATCTCCGCGACCGACTGGCTGGACGACCGCGAGTCGTGGGACATCGAGCAGTCGATTCGCCTCGCGGCCGACCTCGACGACCTCGGCGTCGACCTCGTCGACGTGAGCGCCGGCGGCATCCACCCCGACCAGCGGATTCCGAACACCGGCCCCGGCTATCAGATTCCCTTCGCGGAGGTCATTCGCGAGGAGACCGACGCGATGGTCGGCGCGGTCGGCGGCATCCGAACCGCGCGCCACGCCGACGAGGTCGTCAGAAACGGGCGGGCCGACCTCGCCATCGTCGGCCGCGAGCATCTCTACGACCCGTACTTCGCGCTCCACGCCGCGGACGACCTCGACGCCGACGCGGAGTGGCCGCCGCAGTACCAGCGCGCCGTCCCGCGGCGGTAG
- a CDS encoding DUF7547 family protein, whose product MSDRRRDDDILDVLDELGDTLDELGAELREERDRNRGRARDRRVTGDDRFRPPRPPTFGEVLRFTESYTIPTVIAVLEATIASLELLRRLMRLSDPGRAMDDARTETEARMRNVPKSAVSGVDRALDELRNALSEADLPSNPEARDVMDRARSLADELDARLSEAERERTARERRWREDERTFESEWQRRDDARPSGDGTRASRDAEPVGTGPVRIDVTEEAGPDGGDDGSGSDEPTVDVDAELESIKREVNGDDGDDGTDAGAGDEPSDR is encoded by the coding sequence ATGAGCGACCGACGACGCGACGACGACATCCTCGACGTACTCGACGAACTCGGGGACACGCTCGACGAACTCGGCGCGGAACTCCGCGAGGAGCGCGACCGCAACCGCGGCCGTGCCCGCGACCGACGCGTCACCGGCGACGACCGATTTCGCCCCCCGCGCCCGCCGACGTTCGGTGAGGTACTGCGGTTCACCGAGTCGTACACCATCCCGACAGTCATCGCCGTCCTCGAAGCGACCATCGCCTCCCTCGAACTGCTCCGCCGCCTCATGCGGCTTTCCGACCCCGGCCGCGCGATGGACGACGCCCGAACCGAGACGGAGGCACGGATGCGAAACGTCCCGAAGAGCGCCGTCTCCGGCGTCGACCGGGCCCTCGATGAACTCAGAAACGCGCTCTCGGAGGCCGACCTGCCCTCGAACCCCGAGGCGCGCGACGTGATGGACCGCGCCCGCTCGCTGGCCGACGAACTCGACGCGCGACTCAGCGAGGCCGAACGCGAGCGAACCGCCCGCGAGCGTCGCTGGCGCGAGGACGAACGCACGTTCGAATCCGAGTGGCAACGGCGCGACGACGCCCGGCCCTCCGGTGACGGGACCCGAGCCTCACGCGACGCCGAGCCGGTCGGGACCGGGCCGGTCCGCATCGACGTGACCGAGGAAGCCGGCCCGGACGGCGGCGACGACGGGAGCGGGAGCGACGAGCCGACTGTCGATGTCGACGCCGAACTGGAGTCGATTAAGCGCGAAGTGAACGGCGACGACGGGGACGACGGAACCGACGCCGGCGCGGGCGACGAGCCGAGCGACCGCTGA
- a CDS encoding OB-fold domain-containing protein — MSDDEPAMEAYRYPDGSITYPGHPVGPGGEEPVGTVDLSDYTATVLTWTNSTATPPGVRQPNTLAIVEFDVDGEPVRAIGQVTGEDDVDIGDEVRPVYCEELREPGAGIREPASQEWDGYRFEPV, encoded by the coding sequence ATGTCCGACGACGAACCCGCGATGGAGGCGTACCGCTACCCCGACGGGAGCATCACCTACCCCGGCCACCCGGTCGGTCCGGGCGGCGAGGAGCCGGTCGGCACGGTCGACCTCAGCGACTACACGGCGACGGTGCTGACGTGGACGAACTCGACGGCGACGCCGCCGGGCGTCCGCCAGCCCAACACGCTCGCCATCGTCGAGTTCGACGTGGACGGCGAGCCCGTCCGCGCCATCGGACAGGTCACCGGCGAGGACGACGTCGACATCGGCGACGAGGTCCGCCCGGTCTACTGCGAGGAACTCCGCGAACCCGGCGCGGGCATCCGCGAGCCCGCGAGTCAGGAGTGGGACGGCTACCGCTTCGAGCCGGTCTGA
- a CDS encoding thiolase family protein: MDRVAIIGASMTQFGQRDAWIRELLAEAGQAALADADVSPDEIEHLYVSNMASGEFEGQTGVPNALAHDLAAMPAYTARIDQTSSSGGAGVYAAWQSVASGASDMTMLVGGEKMTHRSTAESTDVIASLTHPVEYKHGVTLPSFAGLTARLYLDTYDAPRESLGKVAVKNHKNGVDNPHAQFRKEVDLDTVLDSPVVADPLRLYDFCPITDGSAALVFCPESVAREYTDDYAVISGIGGATDTHVVHERADPTTMGGVVNSSEIAYEMADLEPDDIEVAELHDMFTILEFLQSEDLGFFEKGEGWKAVEEGVTDRDGDLPINTSGGLKSKGHPLGASGVAQVYEIYKQLSGDAGERQVDADVGLACNVGGFGNCVTTTIMESR, from the coding sequence ATGGACCGCGTAGCGATTATCGGTGCATCGATGACCCAGTTCGGGCAGCGAGACGCGTGGATTCGCGAACTGCTCGCGGAGGCGGGACAGGCCGCGCTCGCGGACGCCGACGTCTCGCCCGACGAAATCGAGCACCTCTACGTCTCGAACATGGCGAGCGGCGAGTTCGAGGGCCAGACGGGCGTCCCGAACGCCCTCGCCCACGACCTCGCGGCGATGCCCGCCTACACCGCCCGAATCGACCAGACCTCCTCGTCCGGCGGGGCGGGCGTCTACGCCGCGTGGCAGTCTGTCGCCTCCGGCGCGTCCGACATGACGATGCTCGTCGGCGGCGAGAAGATGACCCACCGCTCGACCGCCGAATCGACGGACGTCATCGCCTCGCTGACGCACCCGGTGGAGTACAAACACGGCGTCACGCTCCCCTCCTTCGCGGGGCTGACCGCCCGGCTCTACCTCGACACCTACGACGCCCCGCGGGAGTCCCTCGGGAAGGTCGCCGTCAAGAACCACAAAAACGGCGTCGACAACCCCCACGCCCAGTTCCGCAAGGAAGTCGACCTCGACACCGTCCTCGACTCGCCGGTCGTCGCCGATCCGCTTCGCCTCTACGACTTCTGTCCCATCACCGACGGCTCGGCGGCGCTCGTCTTCTGCCCCGAGTCGGTCGCCCGCGAGTACACCGACGATTACGCCGTCATCTCCGGCATCGGCGGCGCGACGGACACCCACGTCGTCCACGAGCGCGCCGACCCGACCACGATGGGCGGCGTCGTCAACTCCTCGGAAATCGCCTACGAGATGGCCGACCTCGAACCCGACGACATCGAGGTGGCGGAGCTCCACGATATGTTCACCATCCTCGAATTCCTCCAGTCGGAGGACCTCGGCTTCTTCGAGAAGGGCGAGGGCTGGAAGGCCGTCGAGGAGGGCGTCACCGACCGCGACGGCGACCTCCCAATCAACACGTCCGGCGGCCTGAAGTCGAAGGGTCACCCCCTCGGCGCTTCGGGCGTCGCGCAGGTGTACGAGATTTACAAACAGCTCAGCGGTGACGCAGGCGAGCGGCAGGTCGACGCCGACGTGGGCCTCGCGTGCAACGTCGGTGGCTTCGGCAACTGCGTGACCACGACCATCATGGAGTCCCGATAA
- a CDS encoding DUF7548 family protein, with the protein MDAERLAPTVGIVGALLLAIAVAIPAVTVEGGDGQVAAYYAAGPVGISFVGMLALLETVVFLSGRQERTDPATAAGLAFVLSLSMLGIAALWSFSIDQTLLFSFDQQYSWLTYHRWSVVAAAFVTFVGGAWYARGVL; encoded by the coding sequence ATGGACGCCGAACGCCTCGCGCCGACCGTCGGAATCGTCGGCGCGCTGCTCCTCGCAATCGCCGTCGCGATTCCCGCCGTCACCGTCGAGGGCGGGGACGGACAGGTGGCCGCCTACTACGCCGCGGGCCCGGTCGGCATCTCGTTCGTCGGAATGCTCGCGCTCCTCGAAACCGTCGTCTTCCTCTCGGGCAGACAGGAGCGGACCGACCCGGCGACGGCCGCCGGCCTCGCCTTCGTCCTCTCGCTTTCGATGCTCGGCATCGCCGCGCTGTGGTCGTTTTCCATCGACCAGACGCTCCTGTTCAGCTTCGACCAGCAGTACTCGTGGCTCACCTACCACCGCTGGTCCGTCGTGGCCGCCGCGTTCGTCACGTTCGTCGGCGGCGCGTGGTACGCCCGCGGCGTGTTGTGA
- the tatAo gene encoding Sec-independent protein translocase protein TatAo, translated as MLDSIPLFPGLPGGPELLIVLLIVVLLFGANKLPQLARSSGQAMGEFRRGREEIEEELKKGAEGGDDEGENGDEAEADDADATETEAESR; from the coding sequence ATGCTGGATTCCATTCCGCTGTTCCCCGGACTGCCGGGCGGCCCAGAACTGCTCATCGTCCTGCTCATCGTCGTCCTCCTGTTCGGTGCGAACAAACTCCCCCAACTGGCCCGGTCGTCGGGGCAGGCGATGGGCGAGTTCCGTCGCGGCCGCGAGGAAATCGAAGAGGAACTGAAGAAGGGCGCGGAGGGGGGCGACGACGAAGGCGAGAACGGAGACGAGGCCGAGGCGGACGACGCCGACGCGACCGAGACGGAAGCCGAGAGTAGATAG
- a CDS encoding SDR family oxidoreductase, translating to MSLLDGRVAVVTGGSSGIGRGIALAYAEAGADVVVCDIREEAKEGGAPTHEQIESDTDSSATYVELDVTDPAAFEAAMDAAEAFGGGDVVVNNAGIWRPEEFLEVTEAEFQQMMDINLKGVYFGAQAAAKRMVESGGGSIINVSSVNGIFGNGNYPSYSASKGAVRTLSYSLAHGLGGDGVRVNAIHPGAIRTKIGPEGAEETGEEQTAQLTAMIPLGRQGEPDDVAGVAVFLASDLSKYVTGESIVVDGGWTSWR from the coding sequence ATGAGTCTGCTCGACGGCCGCGTCGCGGTCGTCACCGGCGGTAGTTCGGGTATCGGACGGGGAATCGCGTTGGCCTACGCCGAGGCGGGCGCGGACGTGGTGGTCTGCGACATCCGCGAAGAGGCGAAAGAAGGCGGCGCGCCCACCCACGAACAAATCGAGTCGGACACCGACTCGTCGGCGACGTACGTCGAACTCGACGTGACCGACCCGGCCGCGTTCGAGGCGGCGATGGACGCCGCCGAGGCGTTCGGCGGCGGGGACGTGGTGGTGAACAACGCCGGTATCTGGCGGCCAGAGGAGTTCCTCGAAGTCACCGAAGCCGAGTTCCAACAGATGATGGACATCAACCTGAAAGGCGTGTATTTCGGGGCGCAGGCGGCCGCGAAACGGATGGTCGAATCCGGCGGCGGAAGCATCATCAACGTCTCCAGCGTCAACGGCATCTTCGGCAACGGCAACTACCCGTCGTACAGCGCGTCGAAGGGGGCCGTTCGGACGCTCTCGTACTCGCTCGCCCACGGTCTCGGCGGCGACGGCGTCCGGGTGAACGCGATTCACCCCGGCGCTATCAGGACGAAAATCGGCCCCGAGGGGGCCGAGGAGACGGGCGAGGAACAGACCGCACAGTTGACCGCCATGATTCCGCTCGGCCGGCAGGGCGAACCGGACGACGTGGCCGGCGTGGCGGTGTTCCTCGCCAGCGACCTCTCGAAGTACGTCACCGGCGAGTCCATCGTCGTCGACGGCGGCTGGACCAGTTGGCGGTGA
- a CDS encoding DUF4382 domain-containing protein codes for MVVLAGCAGGAGTVTETQTDGTADATTTASSDGGDAARTGTVNFYVSDEQNAIADFEHLNVTIERVTLVRASGDAESETEADTDDAEADDETGTETESEADTANDTDAEANASVEVEIEANATANTTNTSASTNGPVDADADADADADADADIESADVNDTDAAEGESRVAYEVDNATVDLTELQGENASLVGEYGVPEGNYTKVFVHVSEVNGTLKTGERVNVKLPSNRLQLDTDFEVGNGESVDFVFDITAFEAGNSGKYIPKPVVSESGTNVPITRVGAEETTDAEAAAEAEADANAEVEAAENETDDNGERAESDAEGDLSVSFDGNVSAGENATVVVTRNGTPVENATVTINGEAAGTTDADGELGVAIPDERDVTVVAVDGESEAEAEFEFEVVGSAPDNPDEGGESTTLAA; via the coding sequence ATGGTCGTACTGGCCGGCTGTGCGGGCGGGGCCGGCACGGTGACCGAGACGCAGACCGACGGGACCGCCGACGCGACGACGACCGCGTCGTCAGACGGCGGCGACGCGGCCCGGACGGGAACCGTGAACTTCTACGTGAGCGACGAGCAGAACGCCATCGCGGACTTCGAACACCTCAACGTCACCATCGAGCGCGTGACGCTCGTCCGCGCGAGCGGTGACGCCGAATCGGAGACCGAAGCCGACACCGACGACGCGGAGGCCGACGATGAGACCGGGACCGAAACTGAATCCGAGGCCGACACCGCGAACGACACCGACGCTGAGGCGAACGCGAGCGTCGAGGTGGAAATCGAAGCTAACGCGACGGCGAACACGACGAACACGTCCGCCTCGACCAACGGGCCGGTCGACGCCGACGCCGACGCTGACGCCGACGCCGACGCCGATGCGGACATCGAATCCGCCGACGTAAACGACACCGACGCGGCCGAAGGCGAGTCGAGAGTCGCCTACGAGGTCGACAACGCGACCGTCGACCTGACGGAACTACAAGGCGAAAACGCGAGCCTCGTCGGCGAGTACGGCGTGCCCGAAGGGAACTACACGAAGGTCTTCGTGCACGTGAGCGAGGTGAACGGGACGCTGAAGACCGGCGAACGGGTCAACGTGAAGCTCCCCAGTAACAGGCTCCAGCTCGACACGGACTTCGAAGTCGGCAACGGCGAGTCCGTGGACTTCGTCTTCGACATCACGGCGTTCGAGGCGGGCAACAGCGGGAAGTACATCCCCAAGCCCGTCGTGAGCGAATCGGGGACGAACGTCCCGATTACGAGAGTCGGCGCGGAGGAGACGACCGACGCGGAAGCCGCGGCTGAGGCCGAGGCAGACGCGAACGCCGAGGTCGAAGCGGCCGAAAACGAGACCGACGACAACGGCGAGCGCGCCGAATCCGACGCCGAAGGCGACCTCTCCGTGAGCTTCGACGGGAACGTCTCCGCCGGCGAGAACGCGACGGTCGTCGTCACGCGGAACGGGACGCCCGTGGAGAACGCGACGGTGACGATAAACGGCGAGGCCGCCGGCACGACCGACGCCGACGGCGAGCTAGGTGTCGCCATCCCCGACGAGCGAGACGTGACGGTAGTCGCCGTGGACGGCGAGTCCGAGGCTGAGGCGGAGTTCGAGTTCGAAGTCGTCGGGAGCGCCCCCGACAACCCCGACGAGGGCGGCGAATCGACCACCCTCGCCGCCTGA
- a CDS encoding NAD(P)/FAD-dependent oxidoreductase has protein sequence MTETDEPREYEVVVVGGGPAGLQTALYTTRLGHDTALVDRGGGRAAMMLDTHNVIGVTEDTSGNEFLETARGQLEDYGTDIHRDFVTDAERLDDGRFRLVGNEGEFVAERVVLGVGFNDERPEPPLPRTGKGLHYCLHCDAYMFVDESVYVMGHSDSAAYVAMIMLNFTDEVDLLLRGDEPTWSDETDELVRAHPVDIVEEELSGMTKRDDGWLESFEFEDGTVREYKGGFAMYGSNYNTTLFEALDVDLDDDGTVPVDDHGRTSVDGVFAVGDITPGHNQIPVAMGKGAKAGIAIHMELREFPKSLDEIRAEGAVSVDDVPGISPGLLDKAKQFNESHADD, from the coding sequence ATGACCGAGACCGACGAACCACGGGAGTACGAGGTTGTCGTCGTGGGCGGCGGCCCCGCGGGCCTCCAGACCGCGCTCTACACGACGCGACTGGGCCACGACACCGCGCTCGTGGACCGCGGCGGCGGCCGCGCGGCCATGATGCTCGACACGCACAACGTCATCGGCGTCACCGAGGACACCTCGGGCAACGAGTTCCTCGAAACCGCGCGCGGCCAGCTCGAAGACTACGGGACCGACATCCACCGCGACTTCGTGACCGACGCGGAGCGGTTGGACGACGGCCGGTTCCGCCTCGTCGGCAACGAGGGCGAGTTCGTCGCCGAGCGCGTCGTGCTCGGCGTCGGCTTCAACGACGAGCGCCCCGAGCCGCCGCTGCCCCGCACCGGCAAGGGTCTGCATTACTGCCTCCACTGCGACGCCTACATGTTCGTCGACGAGTCGGTGTACGTGATGGGTCACTCGGACTCGGCGGCCTACGTCGCCATGATAATGCTCAACTTCACCGACGAGGTGGACCTGCTGCTCCGCGGCGACGAGCCGACGTGGTCCGACGAGACGGACGAACTCGTCCGCGCGCACCCCGTCGACATCGTCGAGGAGGAGCTTTCGGGCATGACGAAGCGCGACGACGGCTGGCTGGAGAGCTTCGAGTTCGAAGACGGCACCGTCCGCGAGTACAAGGGTGGCTTCGCCATGTACGGCTCGAACTACAACACGACGCTGTTCGAGGCGCTCGACGTGGACCTCGACGACGACGGAACGGTCCCCGTGGACGACCACGGTCGGACCAGCGTCGACGGCGTGTTCGCGGTCGGTGACATCACCCCCGGCCACAACCAGATTCCGGTGGCGATGGGCAAGGGCGCGAAGGCAGGCATCGCCATCCACATGGAGCTCCGCGAGTTCCCCAAGAGCCTCGACGAGATTCGCGCCGAGGGCGCGGTGAGCGTCGACGACGTGCCCGGTATCTCGCCCGGCCTGCTCGACAAGGCCAAGCAGTTCAACGAGTCGCACGCGGACGATTGA
- a CDS encoding class I SAM-dependent methyltransferase, with the protein MDGDEPRDGVRETYDRIASHFASTREYPWPEVESFVADATESGPAARALDLGCGNGRHVDLLSEHADEVVGLDVSRGLLDEAVARAAERGFDAGLVQGDASRLPFTDDAFDLAVYVATVHHLAPRAARVASLNELARVLDADGRAVVSAWSTAHDTFDREDGFDTTVDWTLPGGETVPRFYHIYAPDEFDDDLDASDLTVVESTVSSGNCYAVVAGC; encoded by the coding sequence ATGGACGGAGACGAACCCCGAGACGGGGTCCGCGAGACGTACGACCGCATCGCGTCGCACTTCGCGTCCACCCGCGAGTATCCGTGGCCCGAAGTCGAGTCGTTCGTCGCCGACGCGACCGAGTCGGGACCGGCCGCCCGCGCGCTCGACCTCGGCTGCGGTAACGGCCGGCACGTCGACCTCCTCTCCGAGCACGCCGACGAGGTCGTCGGCCTCGACGTGAGCCGCGGCCTGCTCGACGAGGCGGTCGCGCGGGCGGCCGAACGCGGCTTCGACGCCGGGCTCGTGCAGGGCGACGCCTCGCGGCTTCCCTTCACCGACGACGCCTTCGACCTCGCGGTGTACGTGGCGACGGTTCACCACCTCGCGCCGCGGGCGGCGCGCGTTGCCAGCCTGAACGAACTCGCGCGCGTGCTCGACGCCGACGGCCGCGCGGTCGTCAGCGCGTGGAGCACCGCCCACGACACGTTCGACCGCGAGGACGGCTTCGACACGACGGTCGACTGGACGCTCCCCGGCGGCGAAACGGTCCCCCGCTTTTACCACATCTACGCGCCCGACGAGTTCGACGACGACCTCGACGCGAGCGACCTCACGGTGGTCGAATCGACTGTCTCCAGCGGGAACTGCTACGCCGTCGTCGCCGGCTGCTGA